The Parashewanella tropica genome window below encodes:
- the secF gene encoding protein translocase subunit SecF, translating into MREFIKENATKLRYMTSVISVVAMIASITVITMNGLNWGLDFTGGVVSEVQLDKNVTPAQMHPVLDKAYHQKVEVISASEPGRWVLRYSDTPVNAKDHPDLKQVLQPISQKVDVLNTSIVGPQVGAELANQGGLALLISVLCILGYLSFRFEWRLASGALFALAHDVVFVLAFFAFSQMEFNLTVLAAILAILGYSLNDSIIIADRIRELLIAKPKGNITELNNQAVGATFSRTMVTSGTTLMTIVALWIMGGDALRGFSIAMFIGVLTGTWSSISVGTSLPEYLGLKPEHYKPKVISDHP; encoded by the coding sequence ATGAGAGAGTTTATTAAAGAAAACGCGACTAAACTCCGCTATATGACGAGTGTGATTTCTGTAGTCGCAATGATAGCCTCAATTACCGTTATTACAATGAATGGGCTTAATTGGGGATTGGATTTCACTGGTGGTGTTGTTTCAGAAGTTCAATTGGACAAGAATGTCACGCCAGCGCAGATGCATCCTGTACTCGATAAAGCCTATCATCAAAAGGTCGAGGTGATTTCTGCCAGTGAGCCGGGACGATGGGTGCTTCGTTACAGTGATACGCCAGTCAATGCTAAAGATCACCCTGATTTAAAACAAGTACTACAGCCTATTAGTCAGAAAGTTGATGTACTCAATACCAGTATCGTGGGACCGCAAGTGGGTGCTGAGCTTGCTAACCAAGGTGGCTTAGCGTTGTTGATATCCGTCTTGTGTATTCTTGGCTATCTCAGTTTTCGCTTCGAGTGGCGCTTAGCCTCAGGAGCCTTATTTGCACTTGCTCATGATGTGGTGTTCGTATTGGCATTTTTTGCTTTTAGTCAGATGGAGTTCAACTTAACAGTATTGGCGGCTATCTTGGCGATTTTGGGTTATTCACTGAATGACTCAATTATCATTGCCGATAGGATCAGGGAGCTTTTAATAGCTAAACCCAAGGGCAATATTACAGAGCTTAATAATCAAGCAGTAGGTGCTACATTCTCAAGAACCATGGTGACATCGGGTACTACCTTGATGACGATTGTTGCACTGTGGATCATGGGTGGAGATGCACTGAGAGGTTTCTCCATCGCCATGTTTATTGGGGTATTAACTGGCACTTGGTCATCGATTTCGGTGGGAACTTCATTGCCGGAGTATCTAGGGTTGAAACCTGAACACTACAAGCCAAAAGTGATTTCCGATCATCCATAG
- the secD gene encoding protein translocase subunit SecD has product MKNARTGKTLNYTARWKYIVFIVSVLVMLLSSIPSWYGEDGAVQLGKKAVDEMSLQQTQQILKQAGITPKRIDDNAKGRVVVLKNQQQQTDVKDLLAKHLKNPEAVTLALSPAAPKWLLEAGFSPIKLGLDLRGGVQFLLDVDVDVVYHAHGVQMIDELRQALREKNIRGVSFHQQQGEQVKALSTSDDALSAIRKFVATTEPTWQVASTDGGVRLFLKDKEKINLRNMTVQQNLQIMRSRIEQLGITEALVQRQGDHRIRIELPGVQDPASAKKVIGATASLAFYGVKEQGDVNAQMIPDQNARPVYVARRPVLGGDHIVDARAAVSKMGLAKVNITLDSAGGTLMSHFSRDNIGKPMATSFSEYSRGENGKAKKNTHIISIATIQSQLGSRFEITGVGTMQEAQQLALLLRAGSMTAPVTIVEERTIGPSLGAENIDNGIKALALGLSVTLIFMALWYRRLGWVANIALICNMIILFGLISLLPGAVLTLPGIAGLVLTVGMAVDTNVLIFERIRDKMKEGRSFAGAIDTGFDSAFSTIFDANFTTLITAVVLYAIGNGPIQGFALTLGLGLITSMYTGIFASRAIINLVYGRDTSREVRV; this is encoded by the coding sequence ATGAAAAATGCTCGAACAGGTAAGACGCTGAATTACACCGCGCGCTGGAAGTATATTGTTTTTATTGTATCCGTATTAGTGATGTTACTGAGTTCAATCCCATCGTGGTATGGCGAAGATGGTGCGGTGCAGTTGGGTAAAAAAGCCGTAGATGAAATGTCATTACAGCAAACTCAGCAGATTTTAAAACAGGCAGGGATCACTCCCAAGCGTATCGATGATAATGCCAAAGGTCGTGTTGTGGTTCTTAAAAATCAACAACAGCAGACCGATGTAAAAGATTTATTGGCTAAGCATTTAAAGAATCCTGAAGCGGTAACCTTAGCGTTATCTCCAGCTGCTCCTAAATGGTTATTAGAAGCAGGGTTTTCGCCAATAAAACTAGGACTCGATTTACGAGGCGGGGTACAGTTTTTACTCGATGTTGACGTTGATGTTGTTTATCACGCTCATGGGGTACAGATGATTGATGAGTTACGCCAAGCTTTACGTGAGAAAAATATCCGTGGTGTGAGTTTCCATCAACAGCAAGGTGAGCAAGTCAAAGCATTAAGTACGTCCGATGATGCGTTAAGTGCGATTCGTAAGTTCGTCGCGACGACGGAGCCCACTTGGCAAGTCGCGAGTACTGATGGTGGTGTTCGATTGTTCTTAAAAGACAAAGAAAAGATCAATCTTCGCAATATGACAGTACAACAAAACTTGCAAATCATGCGAAGTCGTATTGAGCAGCTTGGGATCACAGAAGCTTTAGTACAACGCCAAGGCGATCACCGTATTCGTATTGAACTACCTGGGGTACAAGATCCGGCTTCTGCTAAAAAGGTCATTGGTGCAACAGCAAGTTTGGCTTTTTATGGTGTCAAAGAGCAAGGTGATGTGAATGCACAGATGATCCCTGATCAAAACGCTCGTCCTGTTTATGTGGCACGCCGTCCTGTTTTAGGTGGTGATCATATTGTCGATGCACGTGCTGCGGTGAGTAAAATGGGATTAGCCAAAGTTAATATTACCCTTGATAGCGCTGGCGGCACCTTAATGTCGCACTTTTCACGCGATAACATAGGAAAACCAATGGCAACCTCGTTTAGCGAATACAGCCGTGGTGAAAACGGTAAAGCCAAGAAAAATACTCACATCATCAGTATTGCCACCATTCAAAGCCAGTTGGGGTCTCGTTTCGAAATCACGGGTGTGGGTACCATGCAAGAGGCGCAACAGTTAGCCTTGCTATTAAGAGCAGGGTCGATGACAGCGCCTGTAACCATTGTTGAAGAAAGAACCATTGGTCCAAGCCTAGGTGCAGAAAATATCGATAACGGTATCAAAGCGTTGGCACTTGGCTTGAGCGTTACTCTCATATTTATGGCGCTTTGGTATCGACGCCTAGGTTGGGTGGCAAATATCGCGCTTATCTGCAACATGATAATTCTATTTGGCTTAATATCTCTACTTCCTGGTGCCGTATTAACACTACCAGGTATTGCGGGGTTAGTGCTCACTGTTGGTATGGCCGTTGATACTAACGTACTTATTTTTGAGCGAATACGGGATAAGATGAAAGAAGGTCGAAGCTTTGCGGGGGCTATTGATACGGGTTTCGACAGTGCTTTCTCAACCATCTTTGATGCTAACTTCACAACCTTGATCACAGCTGTGGTGCTTTATGCTATTGGTAATGGACCCATTCAAGGGTTTGCATTGACCTTAGGATTAGGTTTGATCACCAGTATGTATACCGGCATTTTTGCCTCAAGAGCCATCATCAATTTGGTGTATGGGCGTGATACCAGTCGCGAAGTGAGGGTTTAA
- the greA gene encoding transcription elongation factor GreA, giving the protein MNKVPMTVVGADQLRKELDHLKFERRPQITEAIAEARELGDLKENAEYHAAREEQGICEARIRDIEGKLSNAQIIDVTKMENTGKIIFGTTVTILNIDTDEEMTYRIVGDDEANIKENLISVNSPIARGLIGKSEGDEVGINTPGGLTDFEVVEVQYI; this is encoded by the coding sequence ATGAATAAGGTTCCAATGACGGTTGTCGGTGCAGATCAACTTCGCAAGGAATTAGACCATTTGAAGTTTGAACGTCGCCCACAAATTACAGAAGCCATTGCTGAAGCAAGAGAGTTGGGTGATTTAAAAGAAAATGCTGAATATCACGCTGCACGTGAAGAGCAGGGTATTTGTGAAGCGCGTATTCGCGATATTGAAGGTAAGCTATCAAACGCTCAAATCATCGATGTCACCAAGATGGAAAACACCGGAAAAATTATCTTCGGTACAACAGTAACCATCTTAAATATTGATACTGATGAAGAAATGACATATCGCATTGTTGGTGACGATGAAGCGAACATTAAAGAAAACCTGATCTCTGTAAACTCACCGATTGCAAGAGGTTTGATTGGCAAATCAGAAGGCGATGAAGTCGGCATTAACACGCCTGGTGGCTTGACTGACTTCGAAGTTGTAGAAGTACAATACATCTAG
- a CDS encoding efflux RND transporter permease subunit, with amino-acid sequence MQLPEVCIRHPIFASILSIMAVLLGIIAFQKLEIQYFPEHTKHTASVSASVPGASADFMSSNVADKLIAAVGGLDKVETMTTNCNIGSCSLNIKFSDDTTDIEYTNLMNKLRSSIEAIDDFPSAMENKPTVTDDISAGGSSSSNIITFVNTGGMTQQQMYDYIVQQLIPQFKHIQGVGAVWGPYGGSHRAVRVWLNPEQMKELKVSTADIVTVLEDYNTSFTAGAIVGKARNFSLNPVTQVQSVDDVKQLVVRQDDNHRIIRISDVADVEMGESSLNPSVLSIDSKPGLAIQVRPLRNANPVQVSALIVKEIERMQKRLPQSIKMQLVYNQADFINASIHEGFSALIEAIVLVSIVVLLFLGSLRAASVPIITIPVCVIGVFAVMSYLGFSINVLTILAIILAIGLVVDDAIVVVENCYRHIEQGDTPFDAALKGCKEIIFPVISMTLTLAAVYLPIGLMSGLTVDLFKQFSFTLASAVIISGMVALTLSPMMSAYLVKPASDYAGWFKRVNGFLQELTFAYAKVLERWLTRKGRLLTIGTVLVILAGLAYWQLPKILLPKEDTGFIQLISKAPVGVGRSYHLEHIDQINDLPKGETAVRTNLSFIQSQLTNFILLKPWGERKQDINDVINDLMEKAKKSVSAYGVSFSIYNADNLNISQNVVLEITALRRGKEALSQSAKKVTELLKNYSGLANVNNSLVRDQLRYDLSIDPNAITLSGVSYADVTNALSVFLGSVKAADLHAKDDQTYSILVQVNQKDLGDFNVLNKLYVTSASGQSLPLSQFVTIKEATAESSIKTFGGMDSAEITADIAPGYSTSQIKDYIDENVPKQLTSSQDFVYNGVIKELMDSQRGTASLFFLALIFIYLILAAQFESFVDPLIILLTVPLCLVGALLTLYVFGQSLNIYSQIGLLTLVGLVTKHGILLVEFANKQQDKGVKPFEAAILSAKSRLRPILMTSLTMILSAIPLALATGPGSLGLANIGLVLVGGLIAGTFFSLFVVPVAYVAMAQLRAEDALASLRNHTRK; translated from the coding sequence ATGCAATTACCTGAAGTTTGTATTCGTCACCCCATTTTTGCCTCAATTCTTAGCATCATGGCGGTACTTTTGGGGATCATTGCTTTTCAAAAATTAGAAATCCAATATTTTCCAGAACATACCAAGCATACCGCTTCAGTAAGTGCATCTGTCCCAGGGGCGAGTGCTGATTTCATGTCGAGTAATGTTGCCGATAAACTCATTGCAGCTGTTGGGGGCCTAGATAAAGTTGAAACCATGACCACCAACTGTAACATCGGCAGTTGCTCTCTTAACATCAAATTCAGCGATGATACGACTGACATCGAATACACCAATTTGATGAATAAGCTACGCTCCAGCATTGAAGCCATTGATGACTTTCCTTCTGCAATGGAGAACAAGCCGACTGTTACCGATGATATTTCTGCGGGGGGCTCAAGCAGTAGTAATATCATTACCTTTGTTAATACTGGGGGGATGACACAACAGCAAATGTACGATTATATCGTGCAGCAATTGATACCTCAGTTTAAACATATTCAAGGTGTCGGTGCAGTTTGGGGGCCTTATGGTGGATCACACCGTGCTGTGCGGGTGTGGCTCAACCCAGAACAAATGAAAGAACTGAAAGTTAGCACCGCAGATATTGTAACGGTTCTTGAAGACTACAATACGAGTTTTACTGCTGGGGCGATTGTCGGTAAAGCCAGAAATTTCTCATTAAACCCTGTTACTCAGGTTCAGTCAGTTGATGATGTTAAGCAGTTGGTGGTTAGGCAAGATGACAATCATCGGATCATACGTATTTCTGATGTCGCTGATGTTGAAATGGGAGAAAGCAGCCTTAATCCATCCGTGCTGTCCATTGACAGCAAGCCTGGGTTAGCGATTCAAGTTAGGCCACTGAGAAATGCAAACCCTGTTCAAGTGTCGGCTTTGATTGTCAAAGAAATCGAGCGGATGCAAAAACGCTTACCGCAAAGCATCAAAATGCAGTTGGTGTATAACCAAGCCGATTTTATCAATGCCTCAATTCACGAAGGCTTTTCGGCATTGATTGAAGCTATCGTATTGGTGTCTATTGTTGTGTTGCTGTTTTTAGGTAGTTTGCGGGCAGCCTCGGTGCCGATTATTACTATTCCCGTTTGTGTTATCGGCGTATTTGCGGTGATGTCTTATCTTGGATTTAGCATTAATGTGCTCACCATTTTAGCAATCATTCTCGCTATCGGGTTGGTAGTGGATGATGCCATTGTGGTGGTGGAAAATTGTTATCGCCATATTGAGCAAGGGGACACGCCTTTTGATGCGGCGCTTAAAGGTTGCAAAGAAATCATTTTCCCCGTGATTTCTATGACGTTAACCTTAGCCGCGGTGTACTTACCGATTGGGTTAATGTCGGGGTTGACGGTAGACTTGTTTAAACAGTTCTCCTTTACTTTAGCCTCAGCCGTGATCATTTCAGGTATGGTTGCACTTACGCTTTCACCCATGATGAGCGCTTATTTAGTTAAACCTGCTTCTGATTACGCAGGCTGGTTTAAAAGGGTTAACGGTTTTTTACAAGAGTTAACTTTTGCCTATGCGAAAGTATTAGAGCGTTGGTTAACTCGTAAAGGGAGACTACTAACTATTGGGACTGTGTTGGTTATTTTAGCTGGGTTAGCCTACTGGCAGCTTCCAAAAATACTGCTGCCTAAAGAAGATACAGGCTTTATTCAGTTGATTTCAAAAGCACCTGTAGGCGTTGGACGCAGTTATCATTTAGAGCATATTGATCAAATCAATGACTTACCTAAAGGTGAAACTGCCGTACGAACTAACTTGTCATTTATCCAAAGCCAATTAACCAATTTTATATTACTTAAACCTTGGGGAGAGCGAAAACAAGACATCAATGATGTGATAAATGACTTGATGGAAAAAGCCAAGAAGTCGGTTTCGGCTTATGGAGTGTCATTCAGTATCTACAATGCGGATAATTTAAATATCAGCCAAAATGTGGTGCTTGAAATCACAGCCTTGCGTCGAGGCAAAGAAGCATTAAGCCAATCTGCAAAAAAAGTCACCGAGCTTTTGAAAAATTACTCAGGATTGGCGAACGTAAATAACTCCTTGGTGAGAGATCAATTAAGGTACGATTTAAGTATTGACCCGAACGCGATTACACTTTCCGGAGTTAGTTATGCTGATGTCACCAATGCGCTTTCCGTATTTTTAGGTTCGGTTAAAGCGGCTGACTTACATGCTAAGGACGATCAAACTTACTCGATTTTGGTACAAGTGAATCAAAAAGATTTGGGTGATTTTAATGTACTTAACAAACTTTATGTGACTTCGGCATCTGGTCAATCATTACCTTTATCTCAGTTTGTCACCATTAAAGAAGCAACGGCTGAATCCAGCATAAAGACATTTGGCGGTATGGATAGTGCTGAAATTACTGCCGATATTGCGCCTGGTTATTCAACCAGTCAGATCAAAGACTATATTGATGAAAATGTTCCTAAACAACTCACATCATCACAAGATTTTGTGTATAACGGCGTCATTAAAGAGTTAATGGACTCGCAGCGAGGAACGGCTTCGTTATTCTTCTTAGCGTTAATATTTATCTATCTAATCCTCGCTGCGCAGTTCGAAAGCTTTGTTGACCCATTGATTATTTTACTTACTGTTCCATTATGCTTAGTAGGAGCTTTGTTGACGCTCTATGTGTTTGGTCAAAGCTTAAATATTTACTCGCAAATTGGATTACTGACTTTAGTCGGCTTGGTAACCAAACACGGGATCTTGTTGGTTGAATTTGCCAATAAGCAACAAGATAAGGGGGTTAAACCCTTTGAAGCGGCGATACTAAGTGCCAAGTCTCGACTTCGCCCGATTTTAATGACATCACTTACGATGATTTTGAGTGCGATTCCATTAGCCTTAGCAACAGGACCAGGATCATTAGGGTTAGCCAATATTGGCTTGGTCTTGGTTGGTGGCTTAATTGCTGGAACCTTCTTCTCATTATTTGTGGTACCTGTGGCTTATGTCGCCATGGCACAACTGAGAGCTGAAGATGCGTTAGCCAGCTTACGAAATCATACTCGAAAATAA
- a CDS encoding efflux RND transporter periplasmic adaptor subunit — MGSLFPNIPKKWLVMLLLLAFTVFLVSPIYSLAKSKKDKTPQAVAVTVEPVKQGYFYDLVQEVGKLRAVASSDLSFTAANKIIKIYFNSGDKVRKGDLIAQLDNTEAKADLDKSKSSLALAQTNLDRINDLLQREPYALSKQNVDEVKEKLDLAKADYQQKLAAMKDYQIIAPFDGQLTSFTQSVGSHIAADTALVTLYQLNPVEVDYAISQNDFGKANKGQRVSVTVDAYKDRTFYGQVSYVAPAIDPNSGRVTIRAQLDNPDYALAPGMFAKIKHYFGHRETQLLVPQNSVQANNDERYVWVVNKNRVQKRDVQLGKNTNNGYVAVTQGLKENELVVKTGMQNLTPTSTIRILAPKDDKADNSTSDASKSDNGVSH, encoded by the coding sequence ATGGGGAGTCTGTTTCCCAATATTCCTAAAAAATGGTTAGTGATGCTCTTATTACTGGCTTTCACAGTATTTTTGGTATCTCCAATTTATAGTCTTGCTAAAAGTAAAAAAGATAAAACGCCTCAAGCCGTAGCGGTTACTGTTGAGCCTGTAAAGCAAGGTTACTTCTATGATTTGGTGCAAGAAGTCGGAAAGCTTCGAGCAGTGGCTTCTTCTGATTTGAGTTTCACTGCCGCCAATAAAATTATCAAAATTTATTTCAATAGTGGTGACAAAGTCAGAAAAGGTGATTTGATTGCCCAACTGGACAATACAGAAGCAAAAGCAGACTTAGATAAGTCTAAAAGCAGTCTAGCTTTGGCTCAAACCAACCTCGACAGAATTAATGACTTATTGCAGCGTGAACCTTATGCACTTTCTAAACAAAATGTTGATGAAGTCAAAGAAAAATTAGATTTAGCCAAAGCGGACTATCAGCAAAAGTTAGCGGCGATGAAAGACTATCAAATTATCGCCCCTTTTGATGGACAACTCACCAGCTTTACGCAATCTGTGGGGAGTCACATTGCGGCAGATACTGCTTTAGTGACTCTTTATCAACTCAATCCAGTAGAAGTCGACTATGCCATCAGTCAGAATGATTTTGGCAAAGCCAATAAAGGTCAACGAGTCAGTGTGACAGTAGACGCATACAAAGATCGTACTTTCTATGGGCAAGTCAGTTATGTGGCGCCAGCTATTGACCCCAATTCTGGTCGAGTCACTATTCGAGCTCAGTTAGACAACCCTGATTACGCACTTGCTCCTGGAATGTTTGCCAAAATTAAACATTACTTTGGACATCGAGAAACTCAGTTGCTGGTGCCACAAAACTCGGTGCAAGCCAATAATGATGAACGTTATGTGTGGGTGGTGAATAAAAATCGAGTTCAAAAGCGTGATGTGCAATTAGGGAAAAATACCAATAATGGCTATGTGGCGGTGACTCAAGGCTTAAAAGAAAACGAGCTAGTAGTGAAAACCGGAATGCAAAACCTGACGCCAACTTCAACCATTCGTATTTTAGCGCCGAAAGACGATAAAGCTGATAACTCAACATCCGATGCATCTAAATCAGATAATGGAGTATCGCACTGA
- the carB gene encoding carbamoyl-phosphate synthase large subunit — protein sequence MPKRTDIKSILILGAGPIVIGQACEFDYSGAQACKALREEGYRVILVNSNPATIMTDPEMADATYIEPIHWEVVRNIIAKERPDAVLPTMGGQTALNCALELEAKGVLEEFNVEMIGATADAIDKAEDRSRFDKAMKSIGLECPRADIAHTMDEAYQVLEQVGFPCIIRPSFTMGGTGGGIAYNREEFEEICSKGFELSPTNELLIDESLIGWKEYEMEVVRDRNDNCIIVCAIENFDPMGVHTGDSITVAPAQTLTDKEYQLMRNASLAVLREIGVETGGSNVQFGINPKDGRMVIIEMNPRVSRSSALASKATGFPIAKIAAKLAVGFTLDELSNDITGGRTPASFEPSIDYVVTKIPRFNFEKFAGANDRLTTQMKSVGEVMAIGRTLQESMQKALRGLEVGKNGFDPIIDLDDKNAISKIRHELQEPGAERIWYVADAFRIGLSVDAIYKLTGIDHWFLVQIEELIKLESELQDMSVTELDETFLRKLKRKGFADARIAELLRVSDNDIRVLRNRLGVLPVYKRVDTCAAEFATDTAYMYSTYEEECEANPSDREKIMVLGGGPNRIGQGIEFDYCCVHAALAMREDGYETIMVNCNPETVSTDYDTSDRLYFEPVTLEDVLEIVRVENPKGVIVQYGGQTPLKLAKALEEAGVPIIGTSPDAIDRAEDRERFQETIKELGLKQPENDTVTTVEAAVHAAERIGYPLVVRPSYVLGGRAMEIVYDQDDLLRYFNEAVRVSNDSPVLLDYFLDNAIEVDIDAVSDGKDVVVGAIMEHIEQAGVHSGDSGCSLPPYSLSQEIQAQMREYVRKLALELGVVGLMNVQFAVKDNEIYMIEVNPRAARTVPFVSKATGVPLAKIAARVMAGQSLAEQGFTKEVIPSMYSVKEVVLPFNKFPGVDPLLGPEMRSTGEVMGTGETFAEAYAKACLGATSDVPKSGRALLSVRNSDKERVVELAAQLIKLGYELDATHGTAVVLGEAGINPRLVNKVHEGRPHILDRIKNGEYSYMVNTTEGRQAIEDSRQLRRAALRHKVNYTTTLNAAFAACISHNVDERKTVRSVQEIHENI from the coding sequence ATGCCAAAACGTACAGACATAAAAAGTATCTTAATTTTAGGTGCGGGACCGATTGTCATCGGTCAAGCGTGTGAATTTGATTATTCAGGCGCACAAGCTTGTAAAGCATTACGAGAAGAAGGCTACCGAGTCATTCTGGTGAACTCTAACCCAGCCACCATCATGACCGATCCTGAAATGGCCGATGCTACCTACATCGAGCCAATCCACTGGGAAGTGGTTCGCAATATTATTGCCAAAGAAAGACCTGATGCGGTTCTACCAACCATGGGTGGTCAAACGGCTTTGAACTGTGCGCTTGAACTTGAAGCAAAAGGCGTACTTGAAGAGTTCAATGTTGAAATGATCGGTGCAACCGCCGATGCGATCGATAAGGCAGAAGATCGCAGCCGTTTCGACAAAGCCATGAAGAGTATTGGTTTAGAGTGCCCACGTGCTGATATCGCTCATACCATGGACGAAGCCTATCAAGTGCTTGAGCAAGTGGGTTTCCCATGTATCATCCGCCCTTCATTTACTATGGGGGGCACTGGTGGCGGTATTGCTTATAACCGTGAAGAATTTGAAGAAATTTGTTCAAAAGGTTTCGAGCTGTCACCAACCAATGAGCTATTGATCGATGAATCACTCATCGGTTGGAAAGAGTACGAAATGGAAGTGGTTCGTGACCGCAATGACAACTGTATCATTGTGTGTGCGATTGAAAACTTCGACCCGATGGGCGTTCATACGGGTGACTCAATCACTGTTGCGCCAGCTCAAACCCTGACCGATAAAGAATACCAATTGATGCGTAATGCATCGCTTGCAGTACTTCGTGAAATTGGTGTTGAAACCGGTGGTTCGAACGTACAGTTTGGTATCAACCCGAAAGACGGTCGTATGGTGATCATTGAGATGAACCCTCGTGTATCTCGTTCATCGGCTCTAGCTTCTAAAGCGACTGGTTTCCCGATTGCAAAAATCGCCGCCAAGTTAGCGGTTGGTTTCACTCTAGATGAATTATCGAATGACATTACTGGTGGTCGCACGCCAGCGTCATTTGAACCATCAATCGACTATGTTGTTACCAAAATTCCTCGTTTTAACTTCGAAAAATTTGCAGGCGCCAATGATCGTCTAACGACTCAGATGAAGTCTGTTGGTGAGGTGATGGCGATTGGTCGTACTCTACAAGAGTCGATGCAAAAAGCATTACGCGGGCTTGAAGTGGGTAAAAATGGCTTTGACCCAATCATCGACTTAGATGATAAAAATGCGATTTCTAAAATTCGTCACGAATTACAAGAGCCTGGAGCTGAACGTATTTGGTATGTAGCTGATGCCTTCCGTATTGGCCTATCCGTCGATGCTATCTACAAACTAACGGGTATTGATCATTGGTTCTTGGTGCAAATTGAAGAGCTGATCAAACTTGAATCTGAACTTCAAGACATGTCAGTGACTGAGCTTGATGAAACCTTCTTACGTAAATTGAAGCGTAAAGGTTTTGCGGATGCTCGAATTGCTGAGTTATTAAGAGTTTCTGATAACGATATCCGTGTACTTCGTAACCGTTTAGGTGTACTGCCTGTATACAAGCGTGTTGATACTTGTGCAGCTGAGTTTGCGACCGATACCGCTTACATGTATTCAACCTATGAAGAAGAGTGTGAAGCGAACCCATCCGATCGTGAAAAAATCATGGTGCTGGGTGGTGGTCCAAACCGTATTGGTCAAGGTATTGAGTTCGATTACTGCTGTGTACATGCGGCATTGGCGATGCGCGAAGATGGTTACGAAACCATTATGGTGAACTGTAACCCTGAAACCGTATCAACGGATTATGACACTTCCGATCGCTTGTACTTTGAGCCAGTAACGCTTGAAGACGTATTGGAAATCGTGCGTGTTGAAAATCCAAAAGGCGTGATTGTTCAATACGGTGGTCAAACGCCACTTAAGCTAGCGAAAGCGTTAGAAGAAGCAGGCGTTCCCATCATTGGTACCAGCCCAGATGCAATTGACCGCGCCGAAGACCGTGAGCGCTTCCAAGAAACCATTAAAGAACTGGGTCTAAAGCAGCCTGAAAATGACACGGTAACCACAGTTGAAGCAGCCGTTCATGCCGCTGAGCGTATCGGTTATCCGTTAGTGGTTCGTCCATCATACGTATTGGGTGGTCGGGCAATGGAGATCGTTTACGACCAAGACGATTTACTGCGTTACTTTAATGAAGCGGTTCGTGTATCGAATGACTCGCCAGTGCTTCTAGACTACTTCTTAGATAACGCGATTGAAGTTGATATTGATGCGGTTTCTGACGGTAAAGATGTGGTTGTTGGCGCCATTATGGAGCACATCGAGCAAGCAGGGGTTCACTCTGGTGACTCAGGTTGTTCATTACCGCCGTACAGCTTAAGCCAAGAAATCCAAGCACAAATGCGTGAGTATGTTCGTAAGCTTGCATTGGAGCTGGGTGTAGTGGGTCTAATGAATGTTCAGTTCGCGGTTAAAGATAACGAAATCTACATGATTGAAGTTAACCCGCGTGCGGCTCGTACAGTTCCGTTTGTGTCTAAAGCGACTGGTGTTCCATTAGCGAAAATCGCAGCACGTGTAATGGCGGGGCAATCTTTGGCAGAGCAAGGGTTTACGAAAGAAGTGATCCCAAGCATGTACTCAGTGAAAGAAGTGGTTCTGCCATTCAACAAGTTCCCGGGTGTTGACCCATTGCTTGGTCCTGAAATGCGCTCAACCGGTGAAGTAATGGGCACAGGTGAAACCTTTGCTGAGGCTTATGCAAAAGCCTGTTTAGGTGCGACATCTGACGTACCTAAGTCGGGTCGTGCACTGCTTTCTGTTCGTAACAGCGATAAAGAGCGTGTGGTAGAGCTGGCGGCACAGCTTATTAAGTTAGGCTACGAGCTAGATGCGACTCATGGTACGGCTGTGGTTCTGGGTGAAGCCGGTATTAATCCACGTTTAGTGAACAAAGTACATGAAGGTCGTCCGCATATTCTTGACCGTATTAAGAATGGTGAATACAGCTACATGGTAAACACGACTGAAGGTCGTCAAGCGATTGAAGACTCTCGTCAGTTACGCCGTGCAGCATTACGTCATAAGGTGAACTACACTACAACCCTGAATGCCGCATTTGCAGCGTGTATTTCACACAATGTAGATGAGCGTAAGACAGTACGTTCAGTACAAGAAATTCATGAGAATATCTAA